In a single window of the Thermoanaerobacterium sp. PSU-2 genome:
- the pta gene encoding phosphate acetyltransferase, whose product MSIIQSIIEKAKSDKKKIVLPEGAEPRTLKAAEIVLKEGIADLVLLGNEDEIKSAAKDLDISKAEIIDPVKSEMFDRYANDFYELRKSKGITLEKARETIKDNIYFGCMMVKEGYADGLVSGAIHATADLLRPAFQIIKTAPGAKIVSSFFIMEVPNCEYGENGVFLFADCAVNPSPNAEELASIAVQSANTAKNLLGFEPKVAMLSFSTKGSASHELVDKVRKATEIAKDLMPDVAIDGELQLDAALVKEVAELKAPGSKVAGYANVLIFPDLQAGNIGYKLVQRLAKANAIGPITQGMGAPVNDLSRGCSYRDIVDVIATTAVQAQ is encoded by the coding sequence ATGAGTATTATTCAAAGTATCATTGAAAAAGCCAAAAGTGACAAAAAGAAAATTGTTTTGCCGGAAGGTGCGGAACCGAGGACATTAAAGGCTGCTGAGATAGTCCTAAAAGAGGGAATCGCAGATTTAGTGCTTCTGGGAAATGAGGACGAGATAAAAAGTGCAGCAAAAGATTTAGACATATCCAAAGCAGAAATCATTGACCCTGTAAAGTCTGAAATGTTTGATAGGTATGCTAATGATTTTTATGAATTAAGAAAGAGCAAGGGAATTACTTTAGAAAAAGCCAGAGAAACAATCAAAGATAATATTTATTTTGGATGTATGATGGTTAAAGAGGGTTATGCTGATGGATTGGTATCTGGCGCTATTCATGCTACTGCAGATTTATTAAGACCAGCATTTCAGATAATTAAAACGGCTCCAGGAGCAAAGATAGTATCAAGCTTTTTTATAATGGAAGTACCTAATTGCGAATATGGCGAAAATGGTGTATTTTTGTTTGCTGATTGTGCAGTTAATCCATCGCCTAATGCAGAAGAACTTGCTTCTATTGCTGTACAATCTGCTAATACTGCGAAGAATTTGTTGGGCTTTGAACCAAAAGTTGCGATGCTTTCATTTTCCACAAAGGGCAGTGCATCACATGAATTAGTAGACAAAGTAAGAAAAGCGACAGAGATAGCAAAGGATTTGATGCCAGATGTTGCTATCGACGGTGAATTGCAATTAGATGCCGCTCTTGTAAAAGAAGTTGCAGAGTTAAAAGCTCCAGGAAGCAAAGTTGCAGGATATGCAAATGTTCTTATATTCCCTGACTTACAAGCTGGCAACATAGGATATAAGCTTGTGCAGAGGTTAGCTAAGGCAAATGCAATCGGACCGATAACACAAGGAATGGGTGCACCAGTTAATGATTTATCAAGAGGATGCAGTTATAGAGACATTGTCGATGTAATAGCAACAACAGCTGTACAGGCTCAATAA